A portion of the Halorientalis sp. IM1011 genome contains these proteins:
- a CDS encoding PIN domain-containing protein: MTEYVFDTEPLLAYLYDEPGASDVTERLQAIERDESTGAISHATATEIVYKIARLETGDPNRVPPGDDEFEVGQRDLRILRGYGLTVETPSWSGVARIKGAGGISLGDSYAAALALEEDATLVVGADPEFGDLSADVDLHRIREDPA; the protein is encoded by the coding sequence ATGACGGAGTACGTCTTCGACACGGAGCCCCTTCTCGCGTATCTCTACGACGAGCCGGGCGCGTCTGACGTGACCGAGCGACTGCAGGCGATCGAACGCGACGAGTCGACCGGCGCGATCTCCCACGCCACAGCGACCGAGATCGTCTACAAGATCGCGCGTCTCGAAACGGGAGATCCGAATCGAGTTCCGCCGGGCGACGACGAGTTCGAGGTCGGACAGCGGGACCTGCGAATTCTTCGGGGCTACGGCCTGACGGTCGAGACCCCGTCCTGGAGCGGTGTCGCCCGGATCAAAGGTGCCGGCGGCATCTCGCTGGGTGATTCGTACGCGGCAGCGCTGGCGCTCGAGGAAGACGCAACACTCGTCGTCGGAGCGGACCCGGAGTTCGGCGATCTATCCGCGGACGTCGATCTGCACCGCATCCGCGAGGATCCCGCCTGA
- a CDS encoding AbrB/MazE/SpoVT family DNA-binding domain-containing protein: MSSNTDDGEVIRVSKKGQATIPKELRERFGIETPGKVLIHEAEGKIVVEPLPSVEEMQGVHAGRYETGEVREHLQEMKAEDEELERERDAELDRHR; this comes from the coding sequence ATGTCCAGTAATACCGACGACGGCGAGGTCATCCGCGTCTCCAAGAAGGGGCAAGCGACGATTCCCAAGGAGTTGCGGGAGCGGTTCGGTATCGAGACGCCCGGGAAAGTACTCATCCACGAAGCGGAGGGGAAGATCGTGGTCGAACCCCTGCCCTCGGTCGAAGAGATGCAGGGCGTCCACGCCGGTCGCTACGAGACGGGCGAGGTCCGCGAGCACTTACAGGAGATGAAGGCGGAGGACGAGGAACTCGAACGTGAGCGCGACGCGGAACTCGACCGGCACCGATGA
- a CDS encoding glycosyltransferase family 2 protein, translated as MYSGQTVAVVVPAYNEEGFVGDVLDSIPAFVDRVYVVDDCSTDGTWREIRDHSERDDRAVAAKADGGRSVDRIEAIRHETNRGVGGAIKTGYRRALQDGMDVTAVIAGDGQMDPSILDRFVEPIVEGRADYTKGDRLQSPELRAGMSSWRSVGNYLLTFLTKLASGYWRTNDPQNGYTAISIDALERIDLDELYDRYGFSNDLLITLNAYGFRVADVPMRAIYGDEQSHINYASFVPRLSTLLFVGFLWRLKVKYCLADFHPLVFLYALGVLGGASGLALVGLVVTQGASLLAGSVSVFILLFSCALLVFAMIFDMQHNEHLEETVSY; from the coding sequence ATGTACAGCGGGCAAACTGTCGCGGTCGTGGTCCCGGCGTACAACGAGGAGGGGTTCGTGGGAGACGTCCTCGATTCGATCCCGGCGTTCGTGGATCGTGTCTACGTCGTCGACGACTGTTCGACCGATGGGACGTGGCGGGAGATTCGCGACCACAGCGAACGGGACGATCGGGCGGTCGCAGCGAAAGCCGACGGCGGACGGTCGGTCGACCGGATCGAAGCGATCCGACACGAGACCAACCGTGGTGTCGGCGGCGCGATCAAGACGGGGTATCGGCGTGCGCTTCAGGACGGGATGGACGTGACCGCGGTGATAGCCGGCGACGGGCAGATGGACCCGTCGATCCTCGACCGGTTCGTCGAGCCTATCGTCGAGGGCCGGGCCGACTACACCAAGGGGGACCGCCTCCAGTCGCCCGAGCTCCGGGCTGGGATGTCGTCGTGGCGGTCGGTCGGCAACTACCTCCTGACCTTCCTGACGAAACTGGCCAGCGGGTACTGGCGTACCAACGACCCACAGAACGGCTACACGGCCATCTCGATCGACGCGCTCGAACGGATCGATCTGGACGAACTGTACGACCGCTACGGGTTCAGCAACGACCTGTTGATCACGCTCAACGCCTACGGCTTCCGGGTCGCCGACGTGCCGATGCGGGCCATCTACGGCGACGAACAGAGCCACATCAACTACGCGTCGTTCGTTCCGCGGCTCTCGACGCTGTTGTTCGTCGGCTTCCTGTGGCGGCTGAAGGTCAAGTACTGTCTCGCCGACTTCCACCCGCTCGTGTTCCTGTACGCGCTGGGCGTGCTCGGCGGCGCGTCCGGGCTCGCACTCGTCGGGCTGGTGGTGACACAGGGCGCGTCCCTGCTGGCCGGGAGCGTGTCGGTGTTCATCCTCCTGTTCAGTTGCGCGCTGCTGGTGTTCGCGATGATCTTCGACATGCAGCACAACGAACACCTCGAAGAGACGGTTTCGTACTGA
- a CDS encoding DUF354 domain-containing protein: MRYLFFTNTPAHVHLYKNAVSELQQRGHEVRVLARDYGCTLALADAADLPYQVYGECGTTKRSLLTNLPAQYARALAAARRFDPDVVFGIGAYAAPAGRLTGARTILVHDSEPSSLDHRIARLLADALLTPDTFRNDLGSKHRVFHGFKESAYLHPDRFAADPSVREDLGVGDDPFVILRLNAFGSHHDVGHGGFSVEQVRTLIADLADHATVLVSDEGDDLDVESTAGRRFDLHPARLHDALAEASLLVADTQTMVTEAALLGTPAVRSNSFVGADDMGNFLELEERGLVRNVASFERVRETALELLTDDEAVDRWESRRRDLLDETVDLTELLVTVAENPHAVDSVTGVSRRVSTGAAEVGRSSTAD, translated from the coding sequence ATGCGATACCTGTTCTTCACGAACACGCCGGCACACGTCCACCTGTACAAAAACGCCGTCTCGGAACTACAGCAGCGGGGCCACGAGGTACGCGTTCTCGCGCGTGACTACGGCTGTACGCTCGCGCTCGCCGACGCCGCCGATCTCCCCTATCAGGTCTACGGCGAGTGCGGGACGACGAAACGCTCGCTCCTGACCAACCTGCCCGCCCAGTACGCCCGCGCCCTCGCGGCGGCGCGGCGGTTCGACCCCGACGTGGTGTTCGGGATCGGGGCCTACGCCGCGCCCGCCGGCCGCCTGACCGGTGCCCGGACGATCCTCGTCCACGACTCCGAGCCCTCGTCGCTGGACCACCGGATCGCCCGCTTGCTGGCCGACGCACTCCTGACTCCCGACACGTTCCGGAACGACCTCGGTTCGAAACACCGCGTGTTCCACGGGTTCAAGGAGTCGGCCTACCTCCACCCCGACCGCTTTGCCGCCGATCCGTCCGTCCGCGAGGACCTCGGCGTGGGGGACGATCCGTTCGTGATCCTCCGCCTGAACGCCTTCGGCTCCCACCACGACGTGGGCCACGGCGGATTCTCCGTCGAGCAGGTCCGGACGCTGATCGCCGATCTGGCCGATCACGCGACGGTCCTCGTCTCCGACGAGGGCGACGACCTGGACGTGGAATCGACCGCGGGCCGGCGCTTCGATCTCCACCCCGCCCGGCTCCACGACGCGCTGGCCGAGGCGTCGCTGCTGGTCGCCGACACCCAGACGATGGTGACCGAGGCCGCGCTGCTCGGGACGCCCGCGGTCCGCTCGAACTCCTTCGTCGGCGCGGACGACATGGGCAACTTCCTCGAACTGGAAGAGCGCGGCCTCGTCCGCAACGTCGCGTCCTTCGAGCGCGTCCGCGAGACAGCCCTCGAGCTGCTGACCGACGACGAAGCAGTCGACCGCTGGGAGTCTCGCCGACGTGACCTGCTGGACGAGACCGTCGACCTCACCGAGTTGCTCGTGACCGTCGCCGAGAATCCCCACGCGGTCGACAGCGTCACGGGTGTCTCGCGACGGGTATCGACAGGGGCCGCAGAAGTCGGGCGGTCGTCGACGGCCGACTGA